A part of Dermacentor variabilis isolate Ectoservices chromosome 10, ASM5094787v1, whole genome shotgun sequence genomic DNA contains:
- the LOC142560540 gene encoding ubiquitin-conjugating enzyme E2 Z-like, with amino-acid sequence MTALAWDPKAIENQEPSATCLLRVKQDIAEIKANPLPGIYVSPEENDLTKFHAIVVGPSDTPYEDGFFQFFMKCPRNYPMKPPLVRLMTTDAGRVRFNPNLYACGKVCLSILGTWPGPSWSPAQSLSSVLISIQSLLNEEPYYNEPGFGKGMFPVSSKEYNARIQHETIRVAVCDAVEACLQDIPPCPPDLAATILKQFAESYDKYEEKVKGLVHLTGTVMEQQYVGPNLVNTTFQYETLLTRLKDLNERVRKNEAEATADAIAGANAGAKAGANTQ; translated from the exons ATGACCGCGCTCGCGTGGGACCCGAAGGCAATTGAGAACCAGGAGCCCTCGGCCACTTGCCTCCTGAGGGTCAAACAGGACATCGCGGAGATCAAGGCCAACCCGCTGCCTGGAATCTACGTCTCCCCCGAGGAGAACGACCTGACCAAGTTCCACGCCATCGTGGTAGGGCCGTCGGACACGCCCTACGAGGACGGCTTCTTCCAGTTCTTCATGAAGTGCCCCCGTAACTACCCGATGAAGCCGCCCCTCGTGCGCCTGATGACCACGGACGCTGGCCGCGTGCGATTCAACCCGAACCTCTACGCTTGCGGAAAG GTATGCCTCAGCATCCTCGGCACATGGCCAGGACCTTCCTGGAGCCCGGCCCAGAGCTTAAGCAGCGTGCTGATTTCCATCCAGTCGCTGCTTAACGAGGAACCGTACTACAACGAGCCTGGATTTGGAAAAGGCATGTTTCCCGTCTCCTCCAAAGAGTACAATGCCAGGATACAGCACGAGACTATCAGGGTTGCTGTTTGCGACGCCGTAGAAGCCTGCCTACAGGATATCCCTCCGTGCCCACCGGACCTGGCGGCGACAATATTGAAGCAGTTCGCCGAGAGTTACGACAAGTATGAAGAAAAAGTCAAAGGCCTGGTTCATCTCACCGGCACCGTTATGGAGCAGCAATATGTGGGTCCGAATCTGGTGAACACAACTTTTCAGTACGAGACACTGCTGACGCGGCTCAAGGACTTGAACGAGCGGGTGAGAAAGAACGAAGCCGAAGCAACGGCTGATGCTATCGCTGGTGCGAACGCTGGTGCGAAGGCTGGTGCAAATACTCAATAA